The Caloenas nicobarica isolate bCalNic1 chromosome Z, bCalNic1.hap1, whole genome shotgun sequence genome has a segment encoding these proteins:
- the NSA2 gene encoding ribosome biogenesis protein NSA2 homolog, with protein sequence MPQNEHIELHRKRYGYRLDYHERRRKKEGREAHERSRKAKKMIGLKAKLYHRQRHSEKIQMKKTIKMHEKRNTKKKDDEKTPKGAVPAYLLDREGQSRAKVLSNMIKQKRKEKAGKWEVPVPKVRAQGETEVLKVIRTGKRKKKAWKRMVTKVCFVGDGFTRKPPKYERFIRPMGLRFKKAHVTHPELKATFCLPILGVKKNPSSPLYTTLGVITKGTVIEVNVSELGLVTQGGKVIWGKYAQVTNNPENDGCINAVLLV encoded by the exons atG CCGCAGAACGAGCACATCGAGCTGCACCGCAAGCGCTATGGGTACCGGCTGGACTACCacgagaggaggaggaagaaggagggcCGCGAGGCGCACGAGCGGTCCCGGAAGGCCAAGAAGATGATCGGCCTGAAGGCCAAGCTGTACCACCGGCAGCGGCACAGCGAGAAGATACAGATGAAGAAGAC cattaaaatgcatgaaaaaagaaacacaaagaaaaaggatgaTGAAAAAACACCTAAAGGAGCTGTACCAGCATACCTGCTGGACAGAGAGGGCCAGTCCCGGGCTAAGGTTCTCTCTAATATGatcaagcagaaaagaaaagaaaaagct GGAAAATGGGAGGTTCCTGTGCCAAAGGTCCGTGCACAAGGAGAAACGGAAGTCTTAAAAGTGATTCGTACcggaaagagaaagaagaaggcCTGGAAGAGAATGGTTacaaaagtttgttttgttggagATGGTTTTACTAGGAAGCCTCCTAAATACGAACGATTCATTCGACCAATG GGCTTACGTTTCAAGAAGGCACATGTGACGCATCCTGAACTTAAAGCTACTTTTTGCCTACCTATCCTTGGTGTAAAAAAGAATCCTTCTTCTCCTTTGTATACAACACTGGGTGTAATTACCAAAGGTACAGTCATTGAGGTGAACGTGAGTGAGCTTGGCCTCGTGACACAAGGGGGCAAAGTTATCTGGG gGAAATATGCACAAGTAACAAACAATCCAGAAAATGATGGCTGTATTAATGCAGTTCTACTTGTTTAA